The genomic region ACCAATGGCAAAGCTGAGGGCGGCGATCGCTAAGCCAGTCCGATAGATAATCACACCGAGGCGATCGTTTTTGTCGATTGTAAACTCACCAAACTGACCTTGATATGTTTCGGATACTATTTGTTGAGTCATAACTTACCTCTCACTAATAACCACTTCTACTCTATCTCCCCAATGCTGCTGCAATTGTAACTGGGCATTGCCGCAATTGATGGCAATTTCTACCCAGCCGTGACTACCAACTAAGGCGAGTGCCTCTTCAGGAGAGACGTTGCTGTAGGTTTGACACCCTGGGACGATTCGTTCGCCTAATCGTACTGTCCAAGTTTGATTTTCCACGTCGCTACCAGGAATATTGGTGACTAAATTGCCAAAGCGATCGATATATTGGATGCAACCAATTATTTCTGTAGAAGTATAGATTAACTGGGGTAAGTCTAAGTGTAGTAGCGTAGCAAGATCGATCGTTCTCCCCAATTCTCTTAAGGGAACTCCACTCGCAAGATGCGCCCCTACTGGGGCAAAAATATCTCGTCCGTGAAAAGTCTTTGAGAGTTGGGGAGTGCGCCAGTATTGAGCATGAGTCAGTTCTACAACAGCGATCGCAGGGCTTTGACTCAATACGCCGCTAAAAATTCCATTATTTGGTCCCACTAAGAATCCATGCTCGAATTCTATGGCGATCGCGCGTCTATTGCTACCTACCCCAGGATCGACTACAGCCACATGCACGGTTCCATCTGGAAAATAGCGATAGGCATCCAACAAGCAAAATCTAGCCGCAGCGAGATGTTGGGGCGGGATCTCGTGGGTAATATCGATAACTGTCAGGTTAGGGTTAACTTGGGCGATCGCGCCTTTCATGACTCCTACGTACACGTCACTGAAGCCAAAATCACTGGTTAAAGTCAAAATCCGGTTTGAATTCATCTGTATTACAGGCATTTACTGGAAAATGTCTTAAAAATATTTAAATTTATTTCTGTAGCTATTGTTACTAAAATCTCTCTATGTTAGGATAAATCAACATAAACAAGATAAGTAAAAATAATGTTCTCTATGAGCAGAAATAAACAACAAGCTGTAAAACAAGCTGCCGAAGCTCACCGTCAGAATATTCAAAAAAGTCTACAACATCGTTTAGATGTTGCCAGAGCTAACGGAGATGAGAATCTCATCCGCCAGCTAGAAGCAGAAATGAGATACTTCAACTGAAGCTGCAACTAAGTTTTTGTCACAAGGTTTGATGCCACTGACTTGATAAATTACAAACAACAGATAAAATACTGACATTCGCAGGATGCATTTCAAGTGCATCCTTTTTGTTTTAATATCCTTTGTTTGACTATCCACGCGATCGCGTTCAGAAAACTAAGCATCAATTGGGAATAGCTATACTGGTTGGTTAAAGTTCCTACTCAAACACCAACTTAACTGAGGATATGCCTATGCAAGCGGATCTATCAGCCGTGATGACAGACGTATGGCACGTACTAACTAAAAATAATCGTTGGATGAGCTGGAATTTGTTTCTAGCTTTTGTTCCTTTAACTTTGAGTGCGTGGCTATTTCTTAGAGGAAGCCAAAAGCGGCGTTGGCTATTTTGGCTATTATTCTTAGATTTGTTGACTTTCTTACCGAGTGCGCGTCATGTTTTAACTAATATATTAAGTTTCAGTACGAGTATCGTTACATCTGAGCTAATATGGGTCGTACCCTTAATTTGTATTCCTTTGTATCTATTATTCATCTTATCCGGTAGAGAACGTTGGCAAACCTTTAAGTGGTCAATTTTGTTTTTAGTATTTTATGCTTTTTTACCAAACGCACCGTATGTTTTAACTGATATCATTCATTTATATCGAGATATTAGAGATATTCACTCAGTCTGGCTAATTACTTTGGTTCTTATCCCAGTATACGTATTATTTATGGGAGCTGGATTTGAGGCATACGTACTATCTTTAATTAACCTGGGATCTTATTTACAAAGAATTGGTAAAAGTACGTGGGTTTTGGGCACAGAGCTGATCGCTCACGCTTTGTGTGCAATAGGAGTCTATTTAGGTAGATTTTTGCGGTTTAATAGTTGGGATTTCATCACCCAACCCGATATTCTCCTTACTGCTGTAGTTGAAGATTTATTCGGTAAACGTCCGGTTGTCATTATGA from Chroococcidiopsis sp. SAG 2025 harbors:
- a CDS encoding SAM-dependent chlorinase/fluorinase, encoding MNSNRILTLTSDFGFSDVYVGVMKGAIAQVNPNLTVIDITHEIPPQHLAAARFCLLDAYRYFPDGTVHVAVVDPGVGSNRRAIAIEFEHGFLVGPNNGIFSGVLSQSPAIAVVELTHAQYWRTPQLSKTFHGRDIFAPVGAHLASGVPLRELGRTIDLATLLHLDLPQLIYTSTEIIGCIQYIDRFGNLVTNIPGSDVENQTWTVRLGERIVPGCQTYSNVSPEEALALVGSHGWVEIAINCGNAQLQLQQHWGDRVEVVISER
- a CDS encoding DUF1361 domain-containing protein translates to MQADLSAVMTDVWHVLTKNNRWMSWNLFLAFVPLTLSAWLFLRGSQKRRWLFWLLFLDLLTFLPSARHVLTNILSFSTSIVTSELIWVVPLICIPLYLLFILSGRERWQTFKWSILFLVFYAFLPNAPYVLTDIIHLYRDIRDIHSVWLITLVLIPVYVLFMGAGFEAYVLSLINLGSYLQRIGKSTWVLGTELIAHALCAIGVYLGRFLRFNSWDFITQPDILLTAVVEDLFGKRPVVIMIVTFAVITGLYWLMKQVTLKIMGKSRIEAISTGEEGKIDSL